A window of the Tachyglossus aculeatus isolate mTacAcu1 chromosome 2, mTacAcu1.pri, whole genome shotgun sequence genome harbors these coding sequences:
- the LOC119942081 gene encoding LOW QUALITY PROTEIN: maestro heat-like repeat family member 5 (The sequence of the model RefSeq protein was modified relative to this genomic sequence to represent the inferred CDS: inserted 1 base in 1 codon; substituted 1 base at 1 genomic stop codon): MDRMFLRTSLEALKGLVFSQDSXTTFTXLELQDSWDLFSCLETFQEAVVLLARTMVQNRYPVVGGLLTVVVTHLPRMGPQGPHVAMGLLAQLIWIPELESVLETAALQSILQGGLEEPDPTVQVSSLQALNSQPLNPQKGSLLQAQLPALLEGLYHEGEESLLAAMATVIRVGHSVGHWGLKGLWKEIALMLGPSIDNERARVCVAVLKLLGVMAHGRVREKKTGLRQELIRHILPILVHMMDEDATVRKKARTTFFSLIHSLGWRQIKSVSWKLMGEKGVHGASPTIWNYMMKTLKGSCQIFISQSLGYTNSPQTGMRATAVLFLVYTNYYSRREAWLSEYDFNYLSQTFQRLRTDPLPWICDFVLILRSSCEQKSSHQPDHIHLSLNPNFAFAFAQQHFPSPIDYCPQRQDRHGHFLAKKPFRPRLPLPSPRRTVSSQVQAYVPVGRSPAQTVSAVLSDSSEQQQLTFPPNLYTTLVDRYIELLPRLGRPPVGSTEPGLNRRVLARSKSSGSAMMSHASGILPVMLHKSEASAHQVPAVISHPYGRYFQKSINRPLLTP; this comes from the exons atggatcggatGTTCCTCAGGACCTCTCTGGAGGCCCTGAAGGGGCTGGTCTTCAGCCAGGATAGCTGAACAACATTCA CATTGGAGCTGCAGGACAGCTGGGACCTGTTCTCGTGCCTGGAAACCTTCCAGGAGGCCGTGGTCCTACTGGCCAG GACAATGGTCCAGAACAGGTACCCCGTCGTGGGTGGCCTCCTGACGGTGGTGGTGACTCATCTGCCCAGGATGGGCCCGCAGGGACCGCACGTTGCTAtgggcctcctggcccag CTCATCTGGATCCCTGAGTTGGAGTCAGTCCTGGAAACTGCTGCTCTCCAGAGCATACTGCAGGGTGGCCTGGAGGAACCTGACCCCACGGTGCAGGTTAGCAGTCTCCAGGCCCTCAACAGCCAACCCCTCAACCCGCAAA AGGGGTCACTGCTCCAGGCCCAACTTCCGGCTCTCCTGGAGGGACTATACCACGAGGGAGAGGAGTCCCTCTTGGCAGCCATGGCCACTGTGATCAGGGTGGGCCACAGCGTGGGGCATTGGGGTCTGAAGGGTCTCTGGAAGGAGATTGCTTTGATGCTGGGCCCCTCCATTGACAAC GAGAGAGCTCGAGTGTGCGTTGCCGTCTTAAAGCTGCTTGGAGTCATGGCCCATGGCAGGGTCAGGGAGAAGAAAACTGGGCTCCGGCAGGAATTGATCCGGCATATTCTGCCCATCCTTGTCCACATGATGGATGAGGATGCTACCGTACGGAAA AAAGCCAGAACGACCTTCTTTTCCCTGATCCACAGCCTGGGTTGGAGGCAAATCAAGTCCGTGAGCTGGAAactgatgggggagaagggagtgcaTGGGGCCTCCCCCACCATCTGGAATTATATG atgAAGACATTAAAGGGCAGCTGCCAGATATTTATCTCCCAGTCTCTGGGCTACACCAACAGCCCCCAGACAGGGATGCGAGCAACTGCTGTGCTCTTCCTTG TGTACACTAACTACTATAGTAGGAGAGAGGCGTGGCTCTCGGAATACGATTTCAACTACCTCTCCCAGA CATTTCAACGTCTAAGAACAGACCCTTTGCCCTGGATCTGTGACTTt GTGCTCATTCTGCGGAGCTCTTGTGAGCAGAAATCCAGCCACCAGCCCGACCACATCCATCTCAGCCTCAACCCCAACTTTGCCTTCGCCTTTGCCCAGCAGCACTTCCCTTCCCCTATCGACTATTGCCCTCAGCGACAAG ACCGACACGGGCATTTCCTGGCCAAGAAACCCTTCAGGCCCAGGCTGCCCCTGCCTTCCCCAAGGAGGACAGTGAGCAGCCAAGTACAGGCCTACGTTCCCGTCGGAAGGTCCCCTGCCCAGACTGTCTCAGCTGTCCTCTCGGATAGCAGTGAGCAGCAGCAACTGACGTTTCCCCCCAATCTTTATACTACGCTTGTTGACCGTTACATCGAGCTTCTTCCGC GCCTCGGCCGACCCCCTGTCGGCAGTACAGAGCCGGGCCTCAACAGGAGGGTCCTGGCCAGATCGAAGAGCTCCGGATCAGCCATGATGAGCCATGCAAGTGGGATTCTCCCTGTGATGCTGCACAAGTCTGAAGCCTCAGCCCATCAG